In Chitinophaga nivalis, a single genomic region encodes these proteins:
- a CDS encoding UpxY family transcription antiterminator gives MLAFASGWYVVYTGPRKEKKISDELFEKSITHYLPLIKTARQWHDRKKILYIPAFPSYIFVYLNKQTEYREVLDIEGVHCYVKIGKVPAIVKPAIIDQIRLVINSDNVIVSAAHFEVGEKLYIQEGPFTGLHCEMIKIEGKNKMLVRVNLLNRNILVDMPVVCLSKQVS, from the coding sequence ATGCTTGCTTTTGCCTCTGGATGGTATGTTGTTTACACTGGTCCCCGTAAAGAAAAAAAAATCTCAGATGAACTTTTTGAAAAAAGCATCACCCATTATCTGCCATTGATAAAAACTGCGCGACAATGGCATGACAGGAAGAAAATCCTTTATATTCCTGCTTTCCCCTCTTACATATTTGTTTATTTAAATAAGCAGACGGAGTATCGTGAAGTACTGGATATTGAAGGGGTACATTGTTATGTAAAGATCGGGAAAGTACCGGCGATAGTAAAACCAGCAATAATTGACCAGATCAGATTGGTGATCAATAGTGATAATGTAATTGTTTCCGCTGCCCATTTTGAAGTAGGCGAGAAGTTATATATACAGGAAGGACCTTTCACAGGATTGCATTGTGAAATGATTAAAATAGAAGGGAAAAATAAAATGCTCGTGCGGGTTAATCTATTGAACAGGAATATTCTCGTGGATATGCCCGTTGTTTGCTTATCAAAACAAGTGAGTTAA
- a CDS encoding DUF2846 domain-containing protein produces the protein MKLYLKSIVTFLLLSCLYIPVNAGMLSDTANIFFINRNGWLPAGARKIKDLKITDGGFKINCDYESIIEEAREKAIKAGGNIIVIKELKFPDMFSTCYRLFGEIYYYLDTVAMFAEKNKAHDSVMRTLLPDTAAYALLYVYRSRSSLGAAIPYNVMLDDSVICRIKRNSAHVIKVTKTGHVKISARTEALEEIFMKILPGKAYFLQCDIGMGVFIGRPLISLIDPYAGLQDFNKTKDKLKSETADPMY, from the coding sequence ATGAAGTTATATTTAAAATCAATCGTCACATTTTTACTGTTATCCTGCCTGTACATCCCCGTCAACGCCGGCATGCTTTCAGATACGGCAAATATATTTTTTATTAACAGGAATGGCTGGTTGCCGGCCGGCGCCAGGAAGATAAAAGACCTGAAAATAACCGATGGTGGTTTTAAAATCAACTGCGACTATGAAAGCATCATAGAGGAGGCAAGGGAAAAAGCCATCAAAGCAGGAGGCAACATTATCGTCATTAAAGAGTTGAAGTTTCCGGATATGTTCAGTACCTGTTACCGGCTGTTTGGAGAAATTTATTATTATCTGGATACGGTGGCTATGTTTGCTGAAAAAAACAAAGCCCATGATTCCGTCATGAGAACATTATTACCGGATACAGCTGCCTATGCGCTTTTGTACGTGTATCGTTCCAGATCCTCCCTGGGCGCCGCTATTCCCTATAATGTTATGTTGGACGATTCGGTTATTTGCCGTATCAAAAGGAATTCCGCGCATGTCATAAAAGTTACTAAAACGGGGCATGTTAAAATATCGGCCAGGACAGAAGCACTGGAAGAGATATTTATGAAAATTCTCCCGGGGAAGGCCTACTTTTTACAATGTGACATAGGCATGGGCGTCTTCATTGGCCGGCCGTTGATCAGCCTCATTGATCCCTACGCGGGACTACAGGATTTTAATAAGACGAAAGACAAGCTCAAATCCGAAACGGCGGATCCGATGTATTAA
- a CDS encoding class I lanthipeptide, which translates to MKKKTMQLGKKLFLGKTAIADLGMQRLEAIKGGARTIPFEPDSIQITRCVDITSPGNGAVCQQYQCW; encoded by the coding sequence ATGAAGAAGAAAACAATGCAGCTGGGGAAAAAATTGTTCCTCGGAAAAACAGCGATCGCAGATCTTGGTATGCAGCGCCTGGAAGCAATCAAAGGGGGAGCGCGTACCATCCCTTTTGAACCGGACAGCATACAGATTACCAGATGTGTAGATATTACCAGTCCTGGCAATGGTGCCGTTTGTCAGCAGTATCAATGCTGGTAG
- a CDS encoding class I lanthipeptide gives MKKKTIQLEKKLFLGKTAIADLSTHQLEQLKGGARTGTGPFEPDTIQITKCVESTSPAPDRPCELFPCW, from the coding sequence ATGAAAAAGAAAACAATTCAACTGGAAAAGAAATTATTCCTCGGAAAAACAGCGATCGCAGATCTTAGCACCCATCAACTGGAACAACTCAAGGGCGGAGCCCGTACCGGAACTGGTCCTTTTGAACCAGATACGATACAGATTACTAAGTGTGTAGAATCGACTAGCCCCGCTCCTGATAGACCTTGTGAGCTCTTCCCGTGCTGGTAA